The DNA region TTGACGCAATAATAAATATGAACAAAAGCGACAAACAGTAACGCATATCAGCAAGGAAAAGAAAGAGGTTCCGTCAATTTTGAGACTTAACCAAGAGTGAAACAAAGATTCACACTATCAATCTTACAAAGTAACAAACCCATACAGCAAAACCACACACGCTGGCATCATTACGACAAAAACAATGAGACCGACATTCGGTCCTTTAAGGTCTCTAGGAAAACAGATACTATAAACAAAACAGATGTAGAAAAAACCAAGACATATCTGAATCGAAATCATTACTCACTAATGAGAGTTATTACGCTACAAAAGTCGAAATCGAGTTAACATCATTCATACCTGCTGAGTTGTTGTTCGTGGCGAAGGTCCGTCGAGCTTGAGGAAGGTGACATTGAGGTGCTTCACAACCAAATTAAAGTGGTCGTCGTCCTACGCTGGCGACGGTTTACACGTTGTTGTATGGCGTTCAGAGGAGTAGTTATGGTAATGGTGGTTGGGAGTGGTGCTTTTTTAGTGATTTGGAGTATGAGGTGTGGTGATTTTAAGGGAGCAGGGTGGTCGAAGAGAAGGAAAAAAAACCGTGTCGTTTTGAACCAAGGAAATGCTCAAAGACAACTTGTCGTTTTCTTCTGCAAAAAAAAATCACAAACCCCACTGGTAATGTTCCTCTCTCTTTTAAATGGGTGGGACTATTAATTCTTTCCAAATTACACGATGCCAGCTCATGACTTAAGGTTGTGTTTGGATATTCACGTCTCCAAAACCTTTTTTCGTGGCAGCTCAAActtttcctttttattttaaCCGAAGCAAGTGAGTGGATAGAGTTGAGGAACCAATGGTATGAGCTGTCAGTTCCTCTCTCTTTTACTTTTCCTTTTTAGCTCATCTAGAACCGTAAGTCTTGGTGGAAATGTTTATTCCCTTGTAATTTTGGATGACTACTCTCGCTACACTTGAACATTATTCTTATCTCAGAAAAGAGTTGTGTTTGTTTCCTTTTGAAATGTAGTCAAGGTTATCTAGAACGGAAAAAGGGAGTAAACATTTCATCCATTAGAAGAGACCACAGTGGGGAAATCCAAAATGAGAATTCAAAAAATTTGTAGCAAGAAGGATATTCTCCACACCTTTTATACTCCATAAACTCCTCGAAAAAATGGGTTAGTGGAGAGGAAAAATAGATCTATATTAGAGATTGTGAGAAAGATGTTCAACGAGACTAATCTTCCTAAATATTTATGGGCTAATGTAGTAAGCACCACTTGGTATGTCATGAATCGTGTCTTGATAAGACCAATTCTAAAGAGAACACCCTATGAAGTATATAAAGGAAGAAATTCAAATATCTCCCACTTACATGTTTTTGGAACAAAATGCTTTATCCTTAAAAAACAGGAAAGGTAACCTCAGAAAATTTGATGTAAATGCTGATGAAGGCATATTGATATGATATTCTGCTTCAAATAGAGCTTTTAGAGTATTCAACAAAATAACCCTAAAAACAAATGAATCGGTTTAGGTTActtttgatgaaactaaccctAAACCATTATAAGTAGAAGTGATTGATTGTGCACGTATTTTGAACGAAACAACATTTAGGAACTCACTCCCTAAGCTTAAGTTAATCTAGTGATTGACGTATGAGAGGTCTTTTACAACAAGTTGGAAGAAGATGACAATGTTTTAGTAAATAAAGCCAGACTCATAGCAAAAGGTTATAATCAACAGGAAGAAACATATTTTTATGAAACATATGCTCATGTTTTTATATTAGAGGCCATAAGAATTTTAATAGGTTTTTCCTGCATCATGAATTTCAAACTATTTAAAATGCATGTGAAAATCACTTTTCTAAATGGCTACATCCAATAGGAGGTATATGTTgatcaacctccaggttttaTCAACTTAACCTTTCATGATCATGTTTTCAAGCTCAAGAAAGCCTTATATGGTCATAAACAAGATCCTAGAGCATGGTACGATCATCTGAGAAAATTATTGATTGAAAACAAGTTCCAGAGAGGACAAGTAGATAAAACTCTTTTCATCAAGAAAAATGAACATGACATTTTACTAGTTCGTATTTATATCTGATTATATCATATTTTGTGTTATTAACTAATTCTTAAGCAAAGCATTTTCTGAAATAATGTCGAACGGATTCGAATTGTCAATGATGGGGGAGCTTAGATAATTCTTATGACTTCAAATCCATCAAACTAAGGAAGGAACCTTCATCAATCAAGTCAAATATTACAAATAATTACTAAAGAAGTTTGACATGAAGAAGTCCAAAGTAGTAGAAACTCCAATGTCAATGTCATGCAACCTCGACAAGGATGACAATGGAGAACCAATTGCAGAAATAAAATACCGAGGTATTAGAGGATCTATTCTTTATCTCACTTCATTACGTCCTAATAGGATGTTTGATGTATGTTTCTATGATTTTTTTGAAGCATCCCCGAAAGAATCACATCTCAGTACGGTCAAACACATCATGAGATATGTCATTGGCATAACACAAATGGGTCTATAGTACCCTATGGGAGAAAATTTTGACTTAGTTTGGTACATCGATCATGACTTTGCTAGGTCCAAATTGAACAGGAAAAGTACCAACGGTACATgttgaaggtagagaaaaacaagaaaggggggtttgatTCGTTTCCATaaataataaaaacttttgcaaacAAAAAACACGCAAAAAATAAGGCTAACATCacagaagtttatcctggttcacttgaaattcaaagttactacagtccacccggccaaggtgatttctcctttaacaaggacttaatccaccaatcttgaaagattacaacaaagAGCGTCTAAGAagataaagatctcttagccctctcaacTTTACAGgcttcacaagtcacttgaggaatattcAGCAAGTAATGAAAATACAGTAATGTGCTtagtgcttctagataagcagttGTTACACGATATAAGAACATATATATTtcacacttagagcaacaactcgtgtgaacaaaaatgaacaagaataaaagagatttttgaATTGTTTGCAGTATTCTCGTATGCTTCGCTATCTTGTATGAAGATGATCCAACCTTTATATAGAGATTAGATAAAGAGACCGTTAGTTGAGGCATTCATGGATATCTTGGCAATGATGGACTTTTAATCTCATTAATCTctttgtcctttccatagcaatTTTGCAGCGTGTTAACTCTCTTCCAAAAATAGATTCATACAAAAAATAGAAGACTTTGCAGCTAAGTCTTTTTTATCATTCTGAGTCAGAGTACGCGGAGCTCAGATGTTCTTTGTTCAGCATGTGTATCTTCAAATAGTTGCTGAAAGCTGATTGATTTCATAGGTTCTTGATGTCTTTCTGATAGTGATTCCTCAAAGCGTAAAGTCATCAGATCCTTGATTGCACTGTTCAGATTCAGAGCGTCTGATTCTTCTATCTATGTAGAACTTTGTGCGCTTTcttttgttcagagtcagaacctcTGCTTGACTAACTTCTAAGTGGTCATTATGGACTTACGTGAATATCAAATGTGTGTCTATCTGACCCTTTTTcgattagagtcctgcacacttagataacttatgttagggtaccaatttgtttcatcctttattatcatcaaaaccttagagatgaattgtagacacagtatcttgttcttacaatctcccccttttttatgatgtCAAAAACCTCAGAGTGACGATAAAACAATGATACTATAATAAGGATTTTAAGAAAATCATCTCAGAGTCAGATGAGTAACGACTCCCCCTAAGATAGATCATAGCAAATTTTAGATGTTCTTACCAAATCTCCTTGCGTAGTAGCCAGTTTTTACCTTAGATACTTCCTGCATGGCTTTGAATTTCATAAGAGTTTTAAATGTGCGCATTGCATTAACAGGCTTAGATATTATTTCATCAAAGTTGTTTGTATTCTCCACCTTTTTGTCATACTGAAAAAGACTTAGCAAAAAAATTTAGAGCAGGCAAAATATGATTCATATATGGGAAAGAGAATTACAGATAAGATGTTTAGATATTAAGAACAGAGAGAGAAAAACACTTAGAGAATACATATCAGATAGGCAAGTAGAGAAAACAACAAAAcaaatcctaagtgcctaagggttcggaggtagtggcatcctctgaagcaactgagtcagcaggttctgaaTGTTGGAGTTGACAGAGTCATGTTGATCCAGTATGGCTCTTACAATCTGCTGCTCCTGCTGTAGCTCTTCCAAAATCTTCAACATTAGAGGAGCAAAGTCAGAGTGAGattgctccccctgagtcagagcgTCATTCCTTGCCTTGGCAGCTTCTTCTGCAGCTATGTGTGCTGCTTCTTCAACATCAGCCTTTTCTTTGTcttcagcttcagcagcaacAACATCCTCAGAAGCGGCCTTCTCTACAGCTTCTCTTGCTCTTTGTTCTTCCTCCAGACGGGCCTTCTCTTTAGCTTCTCTTCTAGCCTTCTCTTCTGCCTCTCTGGCCAGGCGTTCCTACAACCTCTCTCCATCTTCTCTGATGAAGTCGTTACAaacttgttcagagaggcctttcaaCTTGACAGCCTCAGAAGTCATCCATATGATCACTCTGTTCTAGTGAATCCTCATTGTAGAGGGATCATCACTAATACCAGAGTTTTCAGATAATGATCTGATCTTTTCCACTGAAGACTCTACAAATAAAGTTACTGCTTCTTCCAGGGTGGGAAAGGCGGGTTCTAGTTCAGAGGTTGGGGATGTAGGTTCTGGTGGTGTGGAAATGGTTTCAATGGGAGGTTCATAATGATGGGAGATGGGGTTTTCAGTGGGAGTTTCGATGTGTAGTTCAGATGgaggtggtggtggttgttgaGACGGTGATGGAATATTTGTTTCTGGTTCAGGTTGGTTGTGGGGGGAGAGGGCACGAGCCTGAAGTTAAGCTATAGTGGGGGATTATGGGTCAGAAGGCTCAGAGTCGAAGGAGATTTTATAGTAAGGTGAGTATGAGGGTGTTGAGGAAGGTGGTGATATGGGTTCATTGAACATTTGGGCCTCAGATATGGGTAGAGTGGTGGTGGTGAGGTTAAATTTTTGAAGGGGCGGTGATGGTGGGTTAGAAGTATGTGTTTCATAGGGCTTAGTGGTGGAAGGTGTAGGTTCAGAGGGTGTGTAAATGGGAGAGAGTAGAGGTAGGGAAGAAGGCATTTTCCTTAAATGAATAGAGGGAGAGTCAGAAGGCATAGACTTGCTTGGAGAGGAGGAGGAAACCAGAGGCACAAGAGGTCTAAAGACAGAAGTTTCTCCCAGCTTCTGAGCTTTCTTCTTCGTCTTCCTTTCAGAAGGTTCTTGCAttctgtcgcatccgcgaaaaacaaccggcgggctgaaacaaaaacaacacagagccgccaccgtgcgttatttatcccaaaagagggaaaggaaacgctcgaggtaaacctgggaaaagcatggtctcgcgaccaaagagaatgggatcgggagtcggttacgcaaggggaaggtattagcacccctcacgtccgtcgtactcgacgggatccacgctctaaaagataggttaaggttgctaaaacaaacatcacacacacacaccgaagacaacacaggtgggggaagagaggagagggctcgctaggacatcacgtcctatgcctacgtatctcgtctggaacgagaatcagagctgtcgtagttcggctcacgcacgccaaacaagacacacacaaacacaggcaaacttggaacccgaacgccaatcgctggacttacatcggcttccgaaccaaacaaacacaatcaggatacggacagccaatcgctgggcttacatccatatcctgacacacaaaagggttaacaagaaaacacacacaaaaaggaaaaagatttgcccggagagacctcgcacggtctcctgcctacgtacctcatctggtatgaggatcagggcgacgtagttcccctgaacgggaaagaaattctaaccagatacaaagggagacacactactagggagctggactcgagcctagatgttatcatgcatcattgccctatgttatggtttctatctactttcacaacagcaagctaatcctaaccaggaaaaagcaaagcatgcaagcataaacaaaacaaagcagacatttcaaatagcacacactatatccagtcaaagtgggctcaaacaaagggttagactgccaaggcaagtcaactgtgtcagggtggtgttagctcttaaccctgacattgagagtcaggatgaagcttgtaacacccttctaaaataccccaaaagtttagttaaaataacaacatatataaatcagagtaaatatgcaattaagggtgtcacacaattacttcacaccattcaccatgataactgtcatgctcttttattaattcaaaacataaagcatttgcacaatacgcagcggatagagattaaatcaatcatgcaaaacatgtagcatattacatgtaaactggttcgcaaccaacaataaaacatttaaaacatcccatcccgatgttacatctaccagagcatgacccactaaggaactacactagactccaagcactagctcctactcaatcactgctcgttacctgaaaaatagttgtaagggtgagttcctcaatcgatataataagcattataaaatatcatgcaatgttaagtaatttaacacatttcatcaccttaatcataacacacattcagtacggcacatcaactcaaacatcatactcaacaccaacataaagcacacgtataatctcaattcatactcaacaccaacataaaacacacgtataatattggaatacatccattcatattatacgccatacatacattatgcaatgagactccatgcatgtggtaccattcggagtaaaactcccaacttaaaatttgccgatttaacgaggcatcaaggcttaagccttcaactttcaacttttgccaatccaggccaacgtggtgtgagcaaggctccgacttaatgcatatgaatttacatgacatacacgactttaacattccgacaacataataataatagcaacacaacaatgttttcaacataatcaacttataatcaactttggctcaccaaacttacaactcagtatctttaacaactttccgtacacgaAATAACTTAACAACTCAGACATACTTGTATCGacatttcataacataaacccaacaaaattactcatcaaaattaactaTAATATTACCCGACTCACCCCCGACGAATTTCATTAAATTCTGAGCAATTCgattttttcacttttccaacagcgttaacccgttaacgcaagacagaatacaattttttttcagtttttcaacagcgttaaccggttaacgccctgggttaacctgttaacggaagacagaatgcaattctaacagtatttcaacagcgttaacccgttaacgccctgggttaacccgttaatGCAGGACAGAATACACTtcctggcaaattttaacagtgttaaccggttaacgccctgggttaaccggttaacgcaagacaaacaacaatttttcacaattcataacagtgttaaccggttaacaccctgggttaaccggttaacgcaagacagaaagctgttcctgcgctaacacgaagcagaatgcagaattctccgcattttccgccgttggaggacttccggacctccgattccaattccgtaaaaagctacactttcggaaaatcaagactcatccaattacagattcaattacagctttaacataacttattcatctcaatttttcagcattcaacatcccaattagggtcaaatcaatggcttatcactacccattacatgttaacccataatacccattaaacgacgataaaccccccttacctgagttaatccggcgaatctttaagcttcaagcttttctcttctccaaccctcttcctcttgctctgtctctttgcccttttcctcttttcagccgcttctctgcttttcacgtgaaaccctttctttaccaaatgaaactcttttcttaattcccacttatatactttccaataattattattccaataataataataataataataatccaataattccaattatttaattaaattaataaatataatattaacttaaattaaataattatcttatttttatcggggtgttacaactctcccccactaaaagagttttcgtcctcgaaaacatacctcaagcgaataactctggataggactccttcatctgactctcaagttcccaagtcacattgccacctgctggtcctccccaagctaccttcaccaaggcaatctctttaccccgcaactgcttcaactctcgatcctcgatcctcataggtgatgtttcaacagtcaggttatctctcacatgtacatcatccacttggaccacatgcgacggatcaggaatgtacctcctcaactgagacacatggaaaacctcatgcaaattcgcaagtgacggcggtaaagcgatacgataggctacctcccctatcctctccaaaatcttataaggaccaataaatcgaggtgtcaacttcttcgacttcaaagctcgaccaactccagttatcggagtaacacggagaaacacatgatccccctcttgaaactcaagtgacttccttcgcttgtcgtgataactcttctgacgactctgagcaattctcatcttctcctgaatcatcttaatcttttccgtagtctgttgaacaatctccggtccaaccacagcactctcaccggactcataccaacataaaggtgtccgacatctcctaccatacaaagcttctaacggtgccataccaatgctcgaatgaaaactattgttgtaggtaaactcaatcaaaggtaaataacaatcccaagcacctcccttttccaaaacacaagccctcaaaagatcctctagtgactgaatcgtcctctcagtctgaccatcagtctgcggatgatatgcagaactcaatctcagcttagttcccaaagccttctgcaaaccttcccaaaacttcgatgtaaatctaggatctctgtctgaaacaatactcgacggaataccatgcaaacttacaattttctcaatatacaactcagctaatctctctaacggataatccattctgatcggaatgaaatgagccgatttcgtcaatctatcaacaatcacccaaatagcttcaaaattcttacttgcctcggtaaaccagaaacaaattccatactgatactatcccacttccactctggaatagccaacggttgcattagcccagacggcttctgatgctcaatctttgacttctgacaagtcaaacaagaataaacaaaactcgcaatttctcttttcattcccggccaccagaatagctttttcaaatcatgatacatcttcgtagctccaggatgaatactcaggccgctacgatgtccttcctcaagaatactcttcttaagttcggtaacatccggaatacacacccgattaccaaatttcaaaacgccattctcatcaattctgaattcaccaccttgaccttgattcactagagtcaacttatcaaccaaaagcacatcgaatttctgaccctctctaatctcatccagaatactactcgttaacttcaacattcccaatttaacactattgtgagtactctcacacaccaaactcaagtctctaaactgctcaattaaatccaattacttaaccattaacatagacatatgcaatgatttccgactcaatgcatcagccactacgtttgccttacccggatggtaattcaaaccaaagtcataatctttcagaaactctaaccatctcctctgtctcatattcagttctttctgatcaaacaaatactttaaacttttatggtcactgaaaacctcaaatcttgacccgtacaagtaatgcctccataacttcagaacaaataccacggctgccaactctaaatcgtgtgtcggatagttcctctcatgaaccctcagctgtctcgaagcataagctataacctgcttattctgcatcaaaacaccacccaacccaacaatgaagcatcacagtaaacctcaaatggttccgacggacttggtaatatcagaataggagcagtagttaaccttctctttaactcttggaaaccttcttcacattttgagtcccaaacaaacgcttgcccctttctagtcaacatcgtcaacggtaacgccaacttagaaaatccctcaatgaacttcctataataaccagccaaaccaaggaaacttcgaatctcagcaacagacttcggagcttcccactgagataccgcttctatcttagaaggatcaacagcaacaccacctcttgaaatcacatgaccgagaaaactaacttcttctaaccaacaacaccggtgcaccccacggtgacacactcggacgaataaatttcttatccaacagatcttccaactgactcttcaattcagttaactcaacagcagacatacggtacggagccatcgacaccggcctagtaccaggtaccaaatcaatcgagaattcaacttcacgctctggcggtaatttgttcacttcttcaggaaacacatcaggagaatcacacaccacggctagatcgcaatTCACCAGTTTATttttagcctccaaagtcgctaacagcataaacaactctgccccatctgctactgcctcattcacctgcctcgctgatagaaacaactcctttccttcctcaatctcaggaaaaatcacagtcttatcaaaacagttgatataaactcggttacacaccaaccagttcatacccagaataacatcaatctgcactagtggaagacacactaggtccatcccaaagtctctaccaaaaatactcaaaggacaatttaaacaaactgaagtagtagtcactgaacccttcgcaggagtatcaatcaccatacttccatgcatctgagatatctctaacttaagtttcacagcacaatccaaagatataaaggaatgagtcgcacctgtgtcaataatagctacaagaggaaagccattaatataacacgtacctcggatcaaacgatcatctgcagaagtctcagaacccgataaagcaaagaccttgcctcccgactggttctctttcttcggcttaggacactgtgggctaatatgacccacctctccacagttgaaacaagtcatagtcttcaaccggcactctgcagccaagtgaccaccttttccacacttgaaacacttcttctcagtactggtacactcatggatacgatgtccagcctgaccacatctgtaacacttagcaggggcactggagtctcccccactaggtctcctcatcccactctgtctctggaaacctttgccagctgcatacggtttcccacgatcattctgattcttgcctttcctatcaaccctctgctgatagctctccgctctggccttggtatcatgttcaaaaatcctgcaacagtcaaccaagtcagaaaacactctaatccgctgatacccaatagcctgctttatctcgggacgtaacccgttctcaaacttcacacattttgaaa from Lathyrus oleraceus cultivar Zhongwan6 chromosome 1, CAAS_Psat_ZW6_1.0, whole genome shotgun sequence includes:
- the LOC127091257 gene encoding eukaryotic translation initiation factor 4 gamma-like; amino-acid sequence: MQEPSERKTKKKAQKLGETSVFRPLVPLARALSPHNQPEPETNIPSPSQQPPPPPSELHIETPTENPISHHYEPPIETISTPPEPTSPTSELEPAFPTLEEAERLAREAEEKARREAKEKARLEEEQRAREAVEKAASEDVVAAEAEDKEKADVEEAAHIAAEEAAKARNDALTQGEQSHSDFAPLMLKILEELQQEQQIYDKKVENTNNFDEIISKPVNAMRTFKTLMKFKAMQEVSKVKTGYYARRFGKNI